In one window of Marinifilum sp. JC120 DNA:
- a CDS encoding transketolase family protein produces the protein MQNMRDEFGKALVELAAIRDDFVVLDADVAGGTGTYHFREACPDRFIQCGIAEQNMFSMAAGLAESGIIPIVTCYAVFASMRALEQARNSIAYPDFNVKIAASHLGLDVGPDGATHQALEDISIYRSIPNMTVVSPADPIELRAVLPHLLDSHGPLYLRTGRSPLPNVFDANTVFEPGKAQALVEGEDCTIMAVGVMVHRAVQAAQKLAEEGIFCRVLNMSWLKPMDEKAVIKAAKETGAIVSCEDHNKYGGLGGAIMEIVCENHPVPVERVAIDDIFGSSGEPEDLAREYGLMPEDIATAVRRVLKRK, from the coding sequence ATGCAAAACATGAGAGACGAATTCGGCAAAGCCCTTGTGGAACTTGCAGCCATCCGCGACGATTTTGTGGTCCTTGATGCTGATGTAGCCGGGGGAACCGGAACATACCATTTCCGGGAAGCCTGTCCGGACCGCTTCATCCAGTGCGGTATTGCCGAACAGAACATGTTTTCCATGGCTGCTGGGCTGGCGGAATCCGGGATCATACCAATTGTGACCTGCTATGCGGTGTTTGCTTCCATGCGCGCACTGGAACAGGCCCGCAACTCCATTGCCTACCCAGATTTTAATGTAAAAATTGCGGCCAGCCATCTTGGACTTGACGTAGGACCGGACGGGGCGACTCATCAGGCCCTTGAAGATATTTCCATTTACCGCAGCATTCCAAACATGACCGTGGTCTCCCCGGCTGATCCCATTGAACTTCGAGCGGTACTACCCCATCTGCTGGACAGCCACGGTCCGCTCTATCTGCGCACCGGACGCAGTCCCCTGCCCAATGTGTTTGATGCCAACACTGTCTTTGAACCGGGCAAAGCCCAAGCACTTGTTGAGGGAGAAGACTGTACCATCATGGCTGTAGGCGTCATGGTTCACCGGGCAGTGCAAGCAGCTCAAAAGCTCGCCGAAGAAGGCATCTTCTGCCGGGTGCTGAACATGAGCTGGCTCAAGCCCATGGACGAAAAAGCGGTCATCAAAGCCGCCAAGGAAACCGGGGCCATTGTCAGCTGCGAGGATCACAACAAATACGGCGGTCTTGGCGGGGCGATTATGGAAATCGTCTGCGAAAACCATCCGGTCCCGGTGGAGCGGGTGGCAATTGATGATATTTTCGGCAGTTCCGGGGAGCCGGAAGACCTTGCCCGCGAATATGGATTAATGCCTGAGGACATCGCTACTGCGGTGCGCCGGGTCCTGAAACGGAAGTAA
- a CDS encoding transketolase, with protein MDQHQNMDKSNHKDLENFAAELRKSIITMNCYAGSGHPGGSLSCVEIVSWLFAKEMNFSPENMADPCRDRFILSKGHSCLTLYAALAEKGFFSKDEFKKLRHADGILQGHPDRIKTPGVEFNSGSLGQGFSFALGCALGAKRAKRDSRTYALLGDGELNEGQIWEGCMFGAHHKLDNIVAVVDYNKFQSDDLNENITALEPLNDKFKAFGWQVIEIDGHDFREIENAFYRARTTAGRPTMIIAHTVKGKGISYMENVPKWHGSLCPTGEERECALRECGCEELS; from the coding sequence ATGGACCAGCACCAAAATATGGATAAATCAAACCATAAAGATCTTGAAAATTTCGCTGCCGAACTGCGCAAATCCATCATCACCATGAACTGCTATGCCGGGTCCGGACATCCGGGCGGTTCACTATCCTGTGTGGAAATCGTCAGTTGGCTCTTTGCAAAGGAAATGAATTTCAGTCCCGAGAACATGGCTGATCCCTGTAGGGATCGCTTCATTCTTTCCAAAGGCCATTCCTGCCTGACCCTTTACGCCGCTCTAGCGGAAAAAGGATTCTTCTCCAAGGATGAATTCAAAAAGCTGCGCCACGCCGACGGCATATTGCAGGGTCACCCGGACCGTATCAAAACTCCGGGAGTTGAATTCAACTCCGGCTCGCTGGGACAGGGTTTTTCCTTCGCGCTGGGTTGTGCTCTTGGTGCCAAACGGGCGAAGCGCGATAGCCGTACCTATGCTCTGCTGGGTGACGGGGAACTGAACGAAGGCCAAATCTGGGAAGGCTGCATGTTCGGCGCACACCACAAGCTTGATAACATTGTTGCGGTGGTGGATTACAACAAATTTCAAAGCGATGATCTCAACGAAAACATCACCGCCCTTGAACCTTTGAACGATAAATTCAAGGCTTTCGGCTGGCAGGTAATTGAAATTGACGGACATGATTTCCGCGAAATCGAAAACGCATTCTACCGCGCCCGGACGACTGCGGGCAGGCCGACCATGATCATCGCCCATACCGTTAAGGGTAAAGGAATTTCATACATGGAGAATGTTCCTAAATGGCACGGTAGCCTCTGCCCCACAGGAGAAGAACGGGAATGCGCCCTGCGCGAATGCGGATGCGAGGAGCTTAGCTAA
- a CDS encoding 3-oxoacyl-ACP reductase FabG, protein MLRLKDKIALITGGGRGIGKAISLKLAAEGAQMILTWVNDRASAEQTAAEISKDGGTARILQLEVSDADSVDSVVSNILANEGRLDVLVNNAGINDPQDFDKITPEEWDRILSVNLKGPFLCTQRCLELLKKSKSASVINIGSVSGQYGGPRTAHYAASKAGLISMTQVAARFGAEWNIRCNTVAAGLVISDMADAGMQNPAVQKAAENVLLKRFAAASEVADSVAYLASDESSYITAQTINVNGGLYF, encoded by the coding sequence ATGTTAAGATTAAAAGATAAAATCGCGCTGATAACCGGAGGCGGACGAGGCATCGGCAAGGCCATCAGCCTCAAACTGGCAGCCGAAGGCGCGCAAATGATCCTCACTTGGGTTAATGACCGCGCAAGCGCAGAGCAGACCGCAGCAGAAATTTCCAAAGACGGCGGCACAGCACGCATCCTGCAACTTGAAGTTAGCGATGCGGATTCCGTGGATTCCGTAGTTTCCAATATTTTAGCCAATGAAGGCAGGCTTGATGTGCTGGTCAATAATGCCGGAATCAATGATCCGCAGGATTTCGATAAGATCACCCCGGAAGAATGGGACCGCATTCTTTCGGTGAACCTGAAAGGGCCTTTCCTGTGCACCCAGCGGTGCCTTGAGCTACTCAAGAAAAGCAAGTCTGCAAGCGTGATCAACATAGGTTCGGTGAGCGGACAATACGGTGGCCCGCGCACCGCCCATTACGCAGCCAGTAAGGCCGGACTCATTTCCATGACTCAGGTGGCGGCGCGCTTCGGAGCAGAGTGGAATATTCGCTGCAATACAGTTGCCGCAGGACTGGTCATCTCAGATATGGCTGATGCGGGCATGCAGAATCCGGCAGTACAGAAAGCTGCCGAGAATGTACTTTTGAAACGGTTTGCCGCTGCTTCGGAAGTGGCGGACAGCGTGGCCTATCTTGCATCCGACGAGTCATCCTACATCACCGCCCAGACTATTAATGTCAACGGCGGACTGTATTTCTAA
- a CDS encoding class I SAM-dependent methyltransferase, with protein sequence MSDRKCWIDHSGIVLDSIDGFDVIHCESCGFKHIIPIPDEEEMSRIYTRDFHAEYKPLMIQHQLEDQEWHTATNKARLQVIEKQLGRKGSLLDVGSGTGFFLKDAVNQGWKSKGVEPSDMAVEYSRSQGLDIEHAFFNQKCADSIGRFDVVHLWEVLEHLPDPAAMLSLCRQVLNPGGLIVIGVPNDYNKLQKIMTEDMDEKPWWLTPPHHINFFNRSSLERLLRRLDFEPLHYEITFPMELFLLMGKNYLQNPELGRECHAMRKELELNLTRSDNRDVLDKLYSSFAEAGFGRHAVLMAGKKD encoded by the coding sequence TTGAGTGACAGAAAATGCTGGATAGATCACAGCGGCATAGTGCTGGATTCAATTGATGGATTCGATGTGATCCATTGCGAAAGCTGCGGCTTCAAGCACATCATTCCTATTCCCGATGAAGAAGAGATGAGCCGTATTTATACACGGGATTTCCATGCCGAATATAAACCGCTCATGATCCAGCATCAACTGGAAGATCAGGAATGGCATACAGCTACCAATAAAGCACGGCTGCAAGTCATTGAAAAACAATTGGGCCGCAAAGGCAGTCTACTGGATGTAGGTTCCGGCACCGGTTTTTTTCTAAAAGATGCCGTCAATCAGGGCTGGAAATCCAAAGGTGTCGAGCCATCAGACATGGCAGTGGAATATAGCCGTTCTCAAGGCCTTGATATTGAACACGCATTTTTTAATCAAAAGTGTGCCGATTCCATAGGCCGCTTTGATGTGGTCCATCTCTGGGAAGTGCTCGAACACCTGCCTGACCCGGCAGCTATGCTCTCTCTATGTCGGCAGGTGCTGAATCCCGGCGGGCTGATTGTCATTGGTGTTCCCAACGATTACAACAAACTGCAAAAGATCATGACCGAAGATATGGACGAGAAGCCGTGGTGGCTGACTCCCCCGCATCACATAAATTTCTTCAACCGCAGTTCCCTTGAACGGCTGCTGCGGCGGCTGGACTTTGAACCGCTGCATTATGAAATTACATTCCCTATGGAATTATTCCTGCTCATGGGCAAAAACTATTTGCAAAACCCGGAACTGGGCCGCGAATGTCACGCCATGCGCAAAGAGCTTGAACTGAACCTGACCCGCAGCGACAACCGCGATGTACTGGACAAGCTTTATAGCTCTTTTGCCGAGGCCGGATTCGGACGCCACGCAGTACTCATGGCTGGCAAAAAGGATTAA
- a CDS encoding acylneuraminate cytidylyltransferase: protein MKSNGPVLFLCEAGAQTGFGHAGRCLAIAAALRDGFGRDSVFSFRGDQAAEEKINAAGFRTITVEDFDLGEFGNECAVVLDLRITLGQSFFERAKDAGKLLVSIDDPTPNRLHCDLAFYPPVPQFHELDWTGFNGTIHRGWEFIPLRKEFRLAQKLKEKSFPPKILITMGGSDPHNLTLKILQALKSVPPLKSANKSWQAEVVIGPMFNNLDKISRITVEHGKRVKLLNEIKDMSVPMHRCDAAIASFGMTAYELAACGVPQMLLCLSDDHTHSASALHACGAAVSLGKFDRITDQKLAVELQNFISGQDSLKSMAAKAAGLGIGQGAMNIAARIMEAI, encoded by the coding sequence ATGAAAAGTAATGGTCCGGTCCTTTTTCTATGTGAAGCCGGAGCGCAGACTGGATTCGGGCATGCGGGCCGCTGTCTTGCCATAGCCGCAGCACTGCGCGATGGATTCGGGCGCGATTCCGTATTCAGCTTCCGGGGCGATCAGGCTGCTGAAGAAAAAATCAATGCAGCCGGATTCAGAACCATTACCGTTGAAGACTTTGATCTTGGGGAATTCGGCAACGAATGCGCCGTGGTCCTCGACCTGCGCATTACCCTTGGCCAATCTTTTTTTGAGCGCGCAAAGGATGCTGGCAAATTACTGGTCTCCATCGACGACCCCACTCCCAACAGATTGCACTGCGATCTGGCATTTTACCCGCCAGTACCGCAATTCCATGAGCTGGACTGGACCGGTTTTAACGGCACCATCCATCGCGGATGGGAATTTATTCCCCTGCGCAAAGAGTTCCGGCTTGCCCAAAAGCTAAAAGAAAAATCTTTCCCGCCCAAAATATTAATCACCATGGGCGGCAGCGATCCTCATAATCTGACCCTGAAAATATTGCAGGCACTAAAATCCGTGCCCCCACTGAAATCAGCAAATAAAAGCTGGCAGGCCGAAGTTGTAATCGGCCCCATGTTCAATAATCTGGACAAAATCAGCCGGATAACGGTAGAGCACGGAAAGAGAGTAAAATTATTGAATGAGATAAAGGACATGTCCGTCCCCATGCATCGCTGCGACGCAGCAATAGCATCTTTCGGCATGACCGCTTATGAACTGGCGGCCTGCGGGGTTCCGCAAATGCTGCTTTGCCTAAGCGATGATCACACCCACTCGGCATCGGCATTGCATGCATGTGGAGCAGCGGTTTCACTGGGAAAATTTGACCGCATCACTGACCAAAAATTGGCAGTAGAACTGCAAAATTTCATTTCCGGTCAGGATTCGCTTAAGTCCATGGCTGCAAAAGCTGCCGGACTTGGAATAGGGCAAGGGGCCATGAACATCGCAGCCCGAATTATGGAAGCCATTTAA
- the pseF gene encoding pseudaminic acid cytidylyltransferase translates to MQIAIIPARGGSKRIPKKSIRPFLGKPLIAYTIEAARKSGFFDHILVSTDSEEFAEVAREYGAEVPFMRPAELADDFTPTQPVIDHAVDWVKNNWGEPERYCQFFANPFVTAESIRGGYKMLRENRANCVLGVSEFPYPILRSFKKNEQGGVEYAFPEYAPCRSQDLPVFFHDAAQFYWMELTDFPADRKEGLNMPYFLPRYMVVDIDTEEDWHIAERLYQAFMNDEK, encoded by the coding sequence ATGCAAATAGCAATTATCCCGGCCCGGGGCGGCAGTAAACGGATTCCTAAAAAATCAATCCGCCCTTTTCTGGGAAAACCACTTATAGCCTATACCATTGAAGCCGCCCGCAAGAGCGGCTTCTTTGATCATATTCTGGTAAGTACGGATAGCGAGGAATTCGCCGAAGTTGCCCGCGAGTACGGGGCCGAAGTGCCCTTCATGCGCCCGGCGGAACTGGCTGACGATTTTACCCCTACCCAGCCGGTGATTGATCACGCAGTAGACTGGGTCAAAAACAATTGGGGCGAACCGGAAAGGTATTGCCAATTCTTTGCCAACCCCTTTGTCACCGCTGAAAGTATTCGCGGCGGGTATAAAATGCTGCGTGAAAACAGGGCCAACTGTGTTTTGGGAGTTTCAGAATTCCCTTACCCTATCCTACGCTCTTTCAAGAAGAATGAGCAGGGCGGTGTTGAATACGCTTTCCCGGAATACGCGCCGTGTCGGTCGCAAGATCTTCCTGTTTTTTTCCATGATGCCGCCCAGTTTTACTGGATGGAGCTGACCGATTTCCCGGCAGATCGCAAGGAGGGATTAAACATGCCCTACTTCCTGCCCCGCTACATGGTGGTGGATATCGATACCGAAGAAGACTGGCACATTGCCGAACGGCTTTATCAAGCTTTCATGAATGATGAAAAGTAA
- a CDS encoding phosphocholine cytidylyltransferase family protein, translating into MKAIILAAGIGSRLSRPFPKSLSVLPYGETILGRQIRLMRELGVKEIIVVVGFKMTLIMEQFPEVFYKYNPDYYITNTSKSLLKAVEELDDDILWLNGDVVFEKPVLKKFLNEAKDESRIAVDRKSCGEEEIKYVLNDKGYITEISKQVVNAEGEAVGINLVKQKDLAPYKEALRRCEDQDYFEKGLEFIIEEGVNLKPVDVSEHACVEVDFEEDWQFAEKTFLRADQ; encoded by the coding sequence ATGAAAGCAATCATTCTTGCAGCAGGAATAGGAAGCAGGCTGAGCAGACCTTTCCCAAAATCACTTTCTGTGCTTCCTTACGGGGAGACTATTCTCGGTCGCCAGATCCGCCTTATGCGCGAACTGGGCGTCAAGGAAATTATTGTTGTAGTCGGTTTTAAAATGACCCTGATCATGGAACAATTTCCTGAAGTTTTTTACAAGTACAACCCTGATTATTACATCACCAATACTTCCAAAAGCCTGCTTAAGGCTGTGGAAGAACTTGATGATGATATCCTCTGGCTTAACGGAGACGTGGTCTTTGAAAAGCCGGTTTTAAAAAAATTCCTCAATGAAGCAAAAGATGAAAGCCGCATCGCAGTTGACCGCAAATCCTGCGGCGAAGAAGAGATCAAGTATGTACTCAACGACAAGGGATACATCACCGAAATCTCCAAGCAGGTGGTCAATGCCGAGGGTGAGGCTGTAGGTATCAACCTTGTGAAGCAAAAGGATCTAGCTCCTTACAAAGAAGCCCTGCGACGCTGTGAGGATCAGGATTATTTTGAAAAAGGTCTGGAATTCATTATCGAGGAAGGAGTCAACCTCAAGCCCGTGGATGTGTCAGAACACGCATGCGTCGAAGTGGACTTTGAAGAAGACTGGCAGTTTGCGGAAAAGACTTTCCTGCGCGCCGACCAGTAA
- a CDS encoding CDP-glycerol--poly(glycerophosphate) glycerophosphotransferase translates to MQQDELQKLRELSASVPKQKNLALFFGRAGGYFIDNVKYFFIHCVQHRPELQCFFLSFDKKEADMLKRQGLSALYINDTETLALMTKASLVISDDFSWKTQDQLWALLSEATSIQLWHGIPLKAIGFPEINSAVNMNPEKAEHLSFAYSGYNAVLSTSPYFTKTAFGRAFKADDFLELGYPRNDVLLRRPGKFDMINADRELYAEMVKFRKQGGKVVFFMPTFRDLGGGPFEDGAIDLGKLSQFCQQNNILFVCKFHPYLSIAQVQMPPNIVLMNPKSDAYPLLGLCDALLTDYSSIYFDFLLLDRPMIFYPYDLEDYVTKNRELLYDYDEMTPGRKVRKEDDLYTAFEEIVINNIDDFAEERTKLKELSFTHCDGKAAQRLGEHIIANYL, encoded by the coding sequence ATGCAACAAGACGAACTGCAAAAGCTGCGGGAATTATCAGCATCGGTCCCCAAACAGAAAAATCTGGCTCTGTTCTTCGGACGCGCAGGCGGGTATTTTATTGATAACGTCAAATATTTCTTTATCCACTGCGTGCAGCACCGGCCGGAGCTGCAATGTTTCTTCCTTTCATTTGATAAAAAGGAAGCAGACATGCTCAAACGCCAAGGACTATCCGCGCTGTACATCAATGACACAGAGACGCTTGCCCTGATGACCAAGGCCTCGCTGGTAATCAGTGACGATTTCAGCTGGAAGACTCAGGATCAGCTATGGGCATTGCTCAGTGAAGCCACCTCCATCCAGCTATGGCACGGCATCCCGCTCAAAGCCATCGGCTTCCCGGAAATCAACTCCGCAGTAAATATGAACCCTGAAAAGGCTGAGCATCTTTCTTTCGCCTATTCCGGGTACAATGCAGTGCTCTCCACTTCACCATATTTCACCAAGACCGCCTTCGGACGCGCATTCAAAGCCGATGATTTTCTGGAACTCGGTTATCCGCGCAACGATGTGCTTCTGCGCCGCCCCGGCAAATTCGATATGATAAATGCTGACCGCGAACTTTACGCCGAAATGGTCAAGTTTCGTAAACAAGGAGGCAAAGTGGTCTTCTTCATGCCCACTTTCCGAGATCTCGGCGGCGGACCGTTTGAGGACGGAGCCATTGACCTCGGCAAACTTTCGCAGTTCTGCCAGCAGAACAATATCCTTTTTGTCTGCAAATTCCATCCGTACCTGAGTATCGCGCAGGTCCAAATGCCGCCAAACATCGTGCTCATGAACCCCAAGAGCGACGCCTATCCGCTGCTGGGACTCTGCGATGCACTGCTGACCGACTACTCGTCCATTTACTTCGACTTCCTGCTTCTGGATCGGCCCATGATCTTCTACCCCTACGACCTTGAAGATTATGTGACTAAAAACCGGGAGCTTCTTTACGACTATGATGAGATGACTCCGGGTAGAAAAGTCAGAAAAGAAGATGATCTCTATACCGCTTTTGAGGAGATCGTGATAAATAATATAGATGACTTTGCTGAGGAACGGACAAAACTGAAAGAACTTTCCTTCACCCACTGCGATGGAAAGGCCGCGCAAAGACTGGGTGAACACATTATCGCCAACTATCTTTAA
- a CDS encoding PACE efflux transporter, with protein sequence MRTTADRIRHTLLFEIIGLCTCAPLASWILDKDLTRIGIMSIAISLTAMVCNYLYNLIFDKALVALNRPVNVRPTWMRVLHAILFELSLLTLTVPFVAWWLDLTLWHALIADLGFALFFLVYAFVYNWVYDIVFPMPVAADNA encoded by the coding sequence ATGAGAACAACAGCTGACAGAATAAGGCACACCCTTTTATTCGAAATTATCGGACTTTGCACCTGCGCCCCGCTGGCATCATGGATACTTGATAAAGATTTGACCCGGATCGGGATTATGAGCATCGCCATTTCCCTGACCGCTATGGTCTGTAACTATCTATACAACTTGATTTTCGATAAGGCTCTGGTGGCCCTGAACCGGCCGGTTAACGTACGGCCTACATGGATGCGTGTATTGCATGCAATCCTGTTTGAGCTTTCTCTGTTAACCCTTACCGTGCCTTTCGTGGCTTGGTGGCTGGATCTGACGCTCTGGCATGCTTTGATTGCTGATCTCGGGTTCGCGCTTTTCTTTCTGGTCTACGCCTTTGTCTACAACTGGGTGTATGACATTGTATTTCCCATGCCGGTGGCTGCGGATAACGCGTAG
- a CDS encoding DUF697 domain-containing protein — MSKALPRLITALLLFLVGGFILFMLNQIAGLAQLCAVYFPASHDYVLFGLSGLFLIICLSPLVIHFFRPGPLVMPDDPTPAEQREFIRKLRKRLRSNRYIREAALPLSTTEDLDIALEHLDRISTEKMKTVASRIFLSTAISQNGQLDSFIVLGTLTKLVWDVSKIYNQRPSMRDMVAVYANVAGTAFFASAVEELDIQAQIEAIMSPVLAGSALGMIPGASGLTSIVTASILDGSTNAFLALRVGIITRGHFNFHAEKNSPGYRRAVLREAAGMLLSIAMGSTKTITTAYLKTITGAAGEKAASAAKKVVDSTDKAFQATSKAAKYSATQVGKVARFATFRSEKTEEPEPEPETMREKTGKKFGRVRNMFRRKKRE; from the coding sequence ATGTCCAAGGCCCTGCCGCGACTCATAACCGCCCTGCTGCTTTTTCTTGTGGGCGGATTCATCCTTTTCATGCTCAACCAGATCGCCGGACTGGCTCAGCTCTGCGCCGTATATTTTCCAGCCTCTCACGATTACGTGCTCTTCGGGCTGAGCGGGCTGTTCCTGATCATCTGTTTAAGTCCACTGGTTATTCATTTTTTCCGGCCCGGACCGCTGGTCATGCCCGATGATCCCACTCCTGCCGAGCAACGGGAATTCATCCGCAAATTGCGCAAAAGATTACGCAGTAACAGATATATCCGTGAGGCCGCGCTGCCTCTTTCCACGACCGAAGATTTAGACATTGCACTTGAGCACCTTGACCGTATCTCCACGGAAAAAATGAAAACCGTGGCTTCAAGGATTTTCCTGTCCACGGCCATTTCCCAGAACGGGCAGCTCGATTCCTTCATAGTACTCGGCACCCTGACCAAGTTGGTCTGGGATGTCTCCAAAATTTACAACCAACGCCCCTCTATGCGGGATATGGTCGCAGTCTACGCTAATGTAGCAGGTACGGCATTCTTTGCCAGCGCGGTTGAAGAACTGGATATTCAGGCCCAGATCGAGGCCATCATGTCTCCTGTACTGGCAGGGTCCGCCCTGGGTATGATCCCCGGTGCCAGCGGGCTAACTTCAATCGTAACCGCATCAATACTGGACGGTTCCACCAATGCTTTCCTTGCGCTGCGAGTCGGCATCATCACCCGTGGACATTTCAATTTCCATGCGGAAAAAAATTCTCCGGGCTATCGCCGCGCCGTACTTCGCGAAGCTGCAGGCATGCTCCTTTCCATCGCCATGGGGTCCACCAAAACCATTACTACTGCCTACCTCAAAACCATCACCGGAGCAGCCGGGGAAAAAGCAGCCAGCGCAGCAAAAAAAGTAGTCGACTCAACAGACAAAGCTTTTCAAGCCACCAGCAAGGCAGCCAAATATTCAGCCACACAAGTAGGCAAAGTAGCCCGCTTCGCCACCTTCAGGAGTGAAAAAACCGAAGAACCGGAGCCTGAACCGGAAACTATGAGAGAAAAAACAGGCAAGAAATTCGGACGGGTTAGAAATATGTTTAGGCGAAAGAAGCGAGAATAA
- a CDS encoding DMT family transporter, with protein sequence MIKLKSSASLGIAQALGGAALISLVGIFIKIMVVDYAQPIFVVTFWRNLFVSTILMAGLRIFKPHKLKFEREHLGLLAIYGLVLVGLNGIWGGSVYFNGAGVSTVLVYVSVPITVLAQWWLGGERPNLRIVPSIFFCLLGCALVCGIQGMSDFSLTPMGMFLGLLSSVFFSAYALLGRECAKRGISSFSTMMHVFGIAAIYMLPLNLFAQGIIPGTALNPAAIFMPGVDWKGWACILTLAIGPSMTGWTLITASLNHLSPSVVNILLTVEPMMTGLVAIPVLGEYMTMEQWAGCFLVVIGVIVLKKR encoded by the coding sequence ATGATCAAGCTTAAATCATCTGCAAGTCTTGGAATAGCGCAGGCTCTTGGCGGGGCGGCACTCATTTCCCTTGTGGGTATCTTTATAAAAATTATGGTGGTGGATTACGCCCAGCCCATTTTTGTGGTCACTTTCTGGCGGAATTTGTTTGTCAGCACCATTCTCATGGCGGGGTTGCGTATTTTCAAACCGCACAAGCTCAAGTTCGAGCGGGAGCATCTCGGGCTACTTGCAATATACGGGCTGGTTCTAGTTGGATTGAATGGAATCTGGGGCGGGTCGGTTTATTTTAACGGGGCCGGGGTGTCTACGGTTCTGGTTTACGTCTCCGTGCCTATCACCGTGCTGGCTCAATGGTGGCTGGGCGGGGAAAGGCCGAATCTGCGTATTGTCCCCTCAATCTTTTTCTGCTTGCTCGGTTGCGCTTTAGTCTGTGGAATTCAGGGAATGTCTGATTTTTCGTTGACCCCCATGGGAATGTTTTTGGGGCTGCTTTCCAGCGTCTTTTTCTCTGCCTATGCACTTCTGGGGCGGGAATGCGCAAAGCGGGGCATAAGTTCATTCAGCACAATGATGCATGTTTTTGGGATTGCAGCCATTTACATGCTGCCTCTGAATCTTTTTGCTCAAGGGATAATACCCGGTACAGCCCTGAATCCTGCGGCTATTTTTATGCCCGGAGTGGATTGGAAAGGCTGGGCCTGCATACTGACCCTTGCCATCGGCCCATCCATGACCGGTTGGACTTTGATCACCGCCAGTCTGAATCATCTGTCTCCCTCAGTGGTTAACATCCTGCTGACCGTAGAACCCATGATGACCGGGCTGGTCGCTATTCCGGTTCTAGGCGAATACATGACTATGGAGCAGTGGGCAGGGTGTTTTCTGGTTGTGATCGGGGTAATTGTTTTGAAGAAAAGATAA
- the ychF gene encoding redox-regulated ATPase YchF, whose amino-acid sequence MALSIGIVGLPNVGKSTLFNALTKAQNAESANYAFCTIEPNKAVVPVPDERIDKLAELVNPQRVQQSTVDFIDIAGLVEGASKGEGLGNKFLGNIRETQAILHVVRCFDNDDVIHVSNSVDPLRDIDVIETELILSDVQALDTRIEGMKKKIKGDKSLGPKIAEAEKLLEHLNEGNPVNTYGELETDIMDEMLRDMRLITAKNVIYCANVDEEGLTEDNDYVKKVMALAEERGAEFVKISAKMEEELVGLDEEEYNEFLDSYGVTESGLAKIIRTGFHSLGMISYFTAGVKEVRAWTIHDGDKAPRAAAAIHTDFERGFIRAEVIGYDDYVSNKSEAACRAAGVLRSEGKEYIVKDGDVVHFLFNV is encoded by the coding sequence ATGGCTCTCAGTATCGGTATTGTGGGACTGCCCAACGTTGGTAAATCCACACTTTTCAACGCCCTGACCAAGGCCCAGAACGCGGAAAGCGCGAACTACGCTTTCTGTACCATCGAACCCAACAAGGCTGTTGTGCCCGTCCCGGACGAGCGCATCGACAAGCTGGCCGAGCTGGTTAATCCCCAGCGCGTGCAGCAGTCCACAGTTGATTTCATCGACATCGCAGGTCTTGTTGAAGGCGCAAGCAAGGGTGAAGGTCTTGGCAACAAGTTTCTCGGCAACATCCGCGAAACTCAGGCCATCCTCCACGTTGTGCGCTGCTTTGACAACGACGACGTTATCCACGTTTCCAACTCAGTTGATCCCCTGCGTGATATTGATGTAATTGAGACTGAGCTGATCCTTTCCGATGTGCAGGCTCTTGATACCCGCATTGAGGGCATGAAAAAGAAGATCAAGGGCGACAAGTCTCTCGGTCCGAAGATCGCCGAAGCTGAAAAGCTGCTTGAACACCTCAACGAAGGTAATCCCGTAAACACCTACGGTGAGCTTGAAACAGACATCATGGACGAGATGCTCCGCGACATGCGCCTCATCACCGCCAAAAACGTAATTTACTGCGCCAACGTGGACGAAGAAGGCCTCACCGAGGACAACGATTACGTTAAAAAAGTAATGGCCCTTGCAGAAGAGCGCGGCGCTGAGTTCGTAAAGATTTCCGCCAAGATGGAAGAAGAGTTGGTCGGCCTTGATGAGGAAGAATACAACGAATTTCTCGATTCATACGGTGTAACAGAATCCGGCCTTGCCAAGATCATCCGCACCGGTTTTCACTCCCTCGGCATGATCAGCTATTTCACCGCCGGGGTTAAGGAAGTACGCGCATGGACTATCCATGACGGCGACAAGGCTCCCCGCGCAGCAGCAGCCATCCACACCGACTTTGAACGCGGCTTCATTCGCGCTGAAGTTATCGGCTACGACGACTACGTATCCAATAAATCAGAAGCAGCCTGCCGCGCAGCCGGAGTGCTCCGCTCAGAAGGAAAGGAATACATCGTAAAAGACGGCGATGTTGTTCACTTTCTGTTTAATGTATAA